Below is a window of Sulfurisphaera ohwakuensis DNA.
CGGAAACAATGTTTTTAGTCCAATGATAAAAGAAGATATCACAGCATTATTATATGTTGGATATATAGAAAACGATCCGCAAAGTAAAAAATTAAAACTAACTTCTAGTGGTCAAGAATTCCTAGATAAACAGCAGATTGAGGACGACTTTAAAAATAATTTAGCACAACTTTTAAGCGATATTAAAATGAAGATAAATGCAATAGATGAAGAAAATAGACTTAAAAATAAAAGAAGATAATACTTTATTTCACATTGTCATGAACGTTCCTCTTCTATTTTGAGTAGTTTGTTGCTCTTCATTCAGAGGTCTATTCCATATTAATGGATCTAGTTTTCCTTCTTTACTTAATTTTACTACTAATTCTCTGAATTGACTTGTATGTCTTATATCTAATTCTAATAAAGTTTCCAATATATTCCATGTAGTTCTCATAACATCTTCTAACATCTCCTTAGGCATATGCTTTATAATTTGAGGATCTTGTAACCATTGATCAAAAGCTTTAACTGTTCTCATAATATGTTGAAAAGCAACTCTAGTTGCTAGGATTAAATCTAATCTATCTGTATCTCCAGCTTCATATTTTTTCTCCAACTCTTTTAATGTCTCTAACAAATTTTTCTGCATCTTAATCCATTCGTCAAGATTAGATAGATATCCACTTTCCAATAGTTACACCAGATAATATTATCTTAATTCAAACTAATAAAGATATGTCAACTTTGTTCAGACTTTAAGTTGAAAGGAACTCCTTCTTCCAGGATCTCTTTAGGAATGCTATTCTTATACTTCTTCATAAAACTCAAGTCTTCATCCTTTCTTCTTAACTTGTCTGGTAACATCCTAGGAATCTCATCAATAATTGGATACCATCTTTTACAGTTTGAGCAATATAATAAACCGTCAACAATTTCATACTTAATACATTCTTCACAAGGAGTAGGTTCTTTCATATCTTTTATAAACTGATTCTTATAACTACAATAAAGTTCACATAATGGTTTCTTTTCATCTCCTATACCTCTTTCTACCATTCTTGTTGAAAAAACGTAATACTTTAACGGAAAATGCTTACATATAGGACATGCCAAAAGATCAAGCAACCTGTATTTCATTTACCCTCTACAATCTTTTTTAATTCATTAACTAAATTATTTGCTACGTTTTCATCTTTAGCTTCAGCCATTATTCTTATTATAGGTTCAGTCCCACTTTTCCTTACAAGAAACCAGAAATCTTTACCTATGATTTTGACTCCGTCTATAGTTATTGCTTTAACACTAGAAGTTGAATATACTTCTAATATTTTCTTATAAATTTCCTCAACCATTAACCCTGGCTTTAGGTCAACCTTAGTTTTTACAAGATAATATTTAGGAAGCCTATCAAATAGCTCTGCTGACGAAACATTTTCATTAGCTAGTAATTCTAACATTAAAGCAAAACTCATTGCACCATCCCTTACATACTGATGTGGAGGATACATAAAACCTCCATTTTCTTCAAACCCAGCTAGCGCATTCTCATCCGCTACCTTATGTGCTATATCAACACTTCCTACTTTTGTCCAATCAACTTGAATATTATATTTACTTAAATACTCCTCTACTAAGCTTGAGCTTGAAACAGCAGTAACAATCTTCTTTATAGCTTTAGGATTTTTAACAGATGCCCAATATGATAATAAAGTACCACTCCTATCACCCCACTGTACTCTTCCTTCAGAATCAATAAAAATGGCTCTATCAGCATCACCATCGTGTGCTACACCTAAGTCCACTTTTAAAGTCTTTACAACTTCTGCAGTCTCTTTAAGACTATCAAAAGTAGGCTCTGGTTGTCTAGCTGAAAATAAGGGATCAAGATTTCCATTAATCGTGTAAATCTTACAACCTAAAGCTCTAGCAACTAATGGAGTAGATAAAGCACCTACACTATTAGCCGGATCAATTAATACCTTATAATTTTTCTTTTTAATTTTCTCTATATCAACATGACTTAAAATTCCATTTACATAAGTAGAAATAACTCTATCTTCTCTCTTAACTTCTGTAGTTAGAGAACTCCATTCTATAGTATTAAATCTTTCAGTAAAAAATAAGTCCTCGATTTCATTTTCTTTCTCTCTTCTTATTTCAATACCATCCTTATCAACAACTTTTATCCCATTATATGGTGCTGGATTATGGCTAGCAGTAATTACAACTCCACCATCATAACCCAAAGTTTTCACAGCATATTGTAAAGCTGGTGTAGGAGCCATACCACCATCATAAACCTCAACACCTACACTTAGTAAACCACCTTCAACAATTTTAACTAACATATCACCCCCTGCTCTTACATCCCTGCCTACAAGAATTTTACTATTCTTTCCAAAAAATGTCCCTATAGCTTTAGAAAGCTTTAATACCAATTCTGGAGTTAACTCTTTATTAACTATCCCTCTTACTCCGTCAGTACCAAAAAGCTTACCCATATATTAAGATTGTCTAACTCGATTTTAATTTCTTTAGTAGTTCTAAAGCTTCCAAACCTCTCCTATCCACAACAAATTTAATATTTCTAATACTCTGAGCTTGTTTATTTTTCCTTACTTTCTTTATAGAATGTAATATTTTTTCTATTTCCTTTTCTATCTCATTTACATTTTTATTTGCTTTTTTAGCCCTGCTTATCTCACTTTTTATTTGATTATGAATTTCTGTCATAAGCAAATTCAAATCTTTTATTAATTCTTTTTTACTTCCATATTTTTTCTTTTTAATCTGAGAAACAAGCTTTTCGAGTTCCATATAAATAAAAAATTATCATGGGTTTTAAAACTAATTTAGCTATAATATACAGAAAGCCTTGTATGATAATAATAAATAGCAAGACCCATAGCTAAATTTTCTGTTAAATGAGATTCTTAGTTAGAAACAGTCACTTTGGAAATTAACACATACTGATCTATTTAATGTGCATAATCATAATAAAGACGCAGTACCTTAACAAATTTTATCCTAATGCCTAATACTATAGAAAAATAATAGAACTCCCAATCTTTAAAAACTTATCATTAATATAAATTAGATCGCTACTAGGAATAACTTTCTTTAGTTGGAGAACAAACTATAAATTAATAGATTAACTTACTATACCATTATCAAACTTTTATATAAAGAAGAAATACTATTAACATATATAATACGTTGACAAAAACATAATAGCTAGAAAAGATTTCAGAATATCTGATGGAAAACGCTATAATTATAGTAGTAGGAGCTGATAAACCTGGAATCGTAGCTGGAATAGCGTCAAAACTAGCTGAAAATAATGCAAACATAATCGACATCTCGCAAACTGTTATAAGGGGAATTTTTGCCATGATCATGTTAGTTGATATTTCTAAATGTAAAGTGCCATTAGATGAATTGAGAACACAACTACAAGAGAAAGGTAGAGAGCTAGGGGTTGAAGTACACACATACCACGAAAAAGTATTTAGATACATGGAGAGGGTAT
It encodes the following:
- the glmM gene encoding phosphoglucosamine mutase; amino-acid sequence: MGKLFGTDGVRGIVNKELTPELVLKLSKAIGTFFGKNSKILVGRDVRAGGDMLVKIVEGGLLSVGVEVYDGGMAPTPALQYAVKTLGYDGGVVITASHNPAPYNGIKVVDKDGIEIRREKENEIEDLFFTERFNTIEWSSLTTEVKREDRVISTYVNGILSHVDIEKIKKKNYKVLIDPANSVGALSTPLVARALGCKIYTINGNLDPLFSARQPEPTFDSLKETAEVVKTLKVDLGVAHDGDADRAIFIDSEGRVQWGDRSGTLLSYWASVKNPKAIKKIVTAVSSSSLVEEYLSKYNIQVDWTKVGSVDIAHKVADENALAGFEENGGFMYPPHQYVRDGAMSFALMLELLANENVSSAELFDRLPKYYLVKTKVDLKPGLMVEEIYKKILEVYSTSSVKAITIDGVKIIGKDFWFLVRKSGTEPIIRIMAEAKDENVANNLVNELKKIVEGK
- a CDS encoding ACT domain-containing protein; amino-acid sequence: MENAIIIVVGADKPGIVAGIASKLAENNANIIDISQTVIRGIFAMIMLVDISKCKVPLDELRTQLQEKGRELGVEVHTYHEKVFRYMERV
- a CDS encoding DUF2153 domain-containing protein — protein: MESGYLSNLDEWIKMQKNLLETLKELEKKYEAGDTDRLDLILATRVAFQHIMRTVKAFDQWLQDPQIIKHMPKEMLEDVMRTTWNILETLLELDIRHTSQFRELVVKLSKEGKLDPLIWNRPLNEEQQTTQNRRGTFMTM
- a CDS encoding Trm112 family protein — translated: MKYRLLDLLACPICKHFPLKYYVFSTRMVERGIGDEKKPLCELYCSYKNQFIKDMKEPTPCEECIKYEIVDGLLYCSNCKRWYPIIDEIPRMLPDKLRRKDEDLSFMKKYKNSIPKEILEEGVPFNLKSEQS